The following coding sequences are from one Leptospira mayottensis 200901116 window:
- a CDS encoding transposase, protein MVIVDKNGIPISAGIESASPHESKLAEGAIIRKKVKGKIKDLVGDRAYDSGPLDEYLKKKYKVNLIAPHKSNRKKKKTQDGRKLRKYRGRWKIERTFSWLQNFRRFATRYERNDQNFYGILILACIMIVIRSF, encoded by the coding sequence ATGGTTATCGTCGACAAAAATGGTATTCCTATCTCCGCCGGGATTGAAAGTGCTTCGCCGCATGAAAGTAAGCTCGCGGAAGGTGCAATCATCCGCAAAAAAGTCAAAGGCAAAATCAAAGATTTAGTCGGAGATCGTGCTTACGATTCTGGTCCTTTAGATGAATATCTTAAAAAGAAATATAAAGTAAATTTGATCGCTCCACACAAATCAAATCGAAAAAAGAAAAAGACACAGGATGGACGTAAGCTGCGGAAATATCGTGGAAGATGGAAAATTGAACGAACTTTTTCTTGGCTACAGAACTTCAGAAGATTTGCAACTCGATACGAACGAAACGATCAAAACTTTTATGGAATTCTGATACTCGCATGTATCATGATCGTTATTAGGAGTTTTTGA
- a CDS encoding ABC transporter permease, with the protein MSFRIYTLFLFEYFRSHKLGAFFALAGISLGVGLFISTSANGIKAEKSLTDFAMGYFQGKYKIKISSSLGDQNIPVSLIRDLSKDPSIVKIAPRLQKEVILNDSVRGVFIGLDFLKESGEFLSKPEIQNSSTQNTRDKLSSVFISRSLSQRIGASKVDIRTNSKNFSVTELTVFDTEGGSILMEDIESAMERFETAGHVSFLLIQPDEFRPEQKRILEQKLGPDYRVETVEDIQEKSGNALRSFQINLLVISLISLIIALFMVSNTMSGLYVSREKELGILKTMGLSAGHTFFLFVSQALFLGISGSCMGLGLGFLFSKLDFFSPEATSVNLSYLKTYNSVPISTWLLGLGIGIVGSFLSAAVPSFRAGKISPVSILRESSSGTYRTNEFRLLSIGLLFLFIFTCIAFFPFRWKFPIFGLLGIGGIVVGFTLCFPWVFKTFVIFFFKLVERSDRSFVFMKVGLEEMKNQTLRNTLTSATLMLATSLVVCLSILADSYRRSLNDWVEAEFPAEFTIINSANLVAEIQGGVPIGLLNELSQIPEVKSLDGFCVNTKVETDRGNFTIHAYTFATHDREDSPERLIKTENEILISSNMAYLQNFNVGDSILIETKFGKKEFKVRGIKEHFFSERGTIMMDIRSYEKFFGLHAYNSIKIFLKKDADQKQSEESISKILAQNSSLKLLNVKELRELYTEGVDKVFGVLETLKTTAFIIAMLSLISSLFHNLISKKNTLGILKYLGADLRQLEKILLTESVFITSVSICFGILLASFLSPIVLYVVNKNAFGWTLKFTVSPEVPIFFLILSPILGILSCLVPLYTLQKLSFRISQE; encoded by the coding sequence GTGTCTTTTCGGATTTATACACTATTCTTATTCGAATATTTTCGAAGCCATAAACTCGGTGCATTTTTCGCGTTAGCCGGAATATCCTTGGGTGTAGGACTTTTCATTTCGACCAGCGCAAACGGAATAAAAGCGGAAAAAAGTCTGACGGACTTCGCTATGGGATACTTTCAGGGGAAATATAAGATCAAAATTTCCTCTTCTTTAGGAGATCAAAACATTCCGGTTTCTCTTATCCGTGATCTATCAAAAGATCCTTCGATCGTAAAAATCGCTCCCCGACTTCAAAAAGAAGTCATTTTAAACGATTCGGTTCGAGGCGTATTTATCGGTTTGGATTTTTTAAAAGAATCCGGAGAGTTTCTTTCCAAACCAGAAATCCAAAACTCCAGTACACAAAACACAAGAGATAAACTTTCTTCCGTTTTTATCAGCCGCTCCCTTTCCCAAAGGATCGGAGCTTCTAAAGTCGATATACGCACAAACTCGAAGAACTTCTCCGTTACGGAGTTGACTGTATTTGATACGGAAGGCGGAAGTATTCTTATGGAAGACATAGAATCCGCAATGGAAAGATTCGAGACGGCAGGACACGTTAGTTTCCTTTTAATCCAACCTGACGAGTTCCGGCCGGAACAAAAACGGATTCTTGAACAGAAATTAGGCCCAGACTACAGAGTAGAAACAGTGGAAGATATCCAGGAAAAATCTGGAAACGCGTTACGCTCCTTTCAGATCAATCTTTTGGTGATCTCTCTCATTTCTCTTATAATTGCACTCTTTATGGTTTCTAACACGATGTCCGGTTTATATGTCAGCCGTGAAAAAGAACTGGGAATCTTAAAAACGATGGGACTGAGCGCGGGTCACACTTTTTTCCTCTTCGTATCTCAGGCTTTGTTTTTGGGGATATCAGGAAGTTGTATGGGACTGGGACTTGGTTTTCTTTTTTCGAAACTTGATTTTTTCAGCCCGGAAGCGACTTCTGTGAACCTTTCCTATCTTAAAACATACAATTCCGTTCCTATTTCCACTTGGCTACTGGGATTAGGAATCGGAATTGTCGGATCTTTTTTATCCGCCGCAGTTCCATCTTTTAGAGCGGGAAAAATTTCTCCGGTTTCCATTTTGAGAGAATCCTCTTCGGGAACGTATCGAACGAACGAATTCCGTCTGTTATCGATCGGACTTTTATTTCTCTTTATCTTTACTTGTATTGCGTTTTTTCCGTTTCGCTGGAAATTTCCTATTTTCGGGCTTCTGGGAATCGGAGGAATTGTAGTCGGTTTTACTCTCTGTTTTCCCTGGGTATTTAAAACTTTCGTGATATTCTTTTTTAAACTCGTAGAAAGATCAGATCGGTCTTTTGTTTTTATGAAAGTAGGTTTGGAAGAAATGAAAAATCAAACGCTACGAAATACGCTCACATCCGCGACTCTGATGCTTGCCACTTCTCTTGTAGTCTGCCTTTCGATTTTAGCGGACAGTTATCGAAGATCCCTGAACGATTGGGTCGAAGCAGAATTCCCCGCTGAGTTTACGATCATCAATTCAGCAAACTTAGTGGCGGAAATCCAAGGAGGAGTTCCCATTGGTTTGTTAAACGAACTCTCTCAAATTCCAGAAGTGAAATCCCTCGACGGTTTTTGTGTGAATACGAAAGTCGAAACGGACCGGGGAAACTTTACGATTCATGCATATACGTTTGCAACACACGACCGGGAGGATTCTCCTGAACGCCTAATAAAAACGGAAAACGAAATTCTAATCTCATCCAATATGGCTTACCTGCAAAATTTCAACGTAGGAGACTCAATCCTGATCGAAACGAAATTCGGAAAAAAAGAATTCAAGGTTCGAGGTATTAAGGAACATTTTTTTTCGGAGCGCGGAACGATCATGATGGATATTCGAAGTTACGAAAAATTCTTCGGACTTCATGCATACAATTCGATTAAGATCTTTTTAAAGAAAGACGCAGACCAAAAACAATCGGAAGAATCGATCTCTAAAATTTTAGCACAAAACTCCTCTCTAAAATTGCTAAACGTAAAAGAATTACGAGAGCTTTATACGGAAGGAGTGGATAAAGTCTTCGGAGTCTTAGAAACCCTAAAAACGACTGCTTTTATCATTGCCATGCTTTCTTTGATTTCTTCTTTGTTTCATAATCTCATTTCGAAAAAAAACACTTTGGGGATTCTCAAATATTTGGGGGCCGATCTTAGACAACTCGAAAAAATTTTACTGACCGAAAGTGTATTCATCACAAGCGTCTCCATTTGTTTTGGGATTCTTCTGGCGTCTTTTCTTTCCCCCATAGTTTTATACGTCGTTAACAAGAACGCATTCGGATGGACCTTAAAATTCACCGTTTCTCCAGAAGTGCCGATCTTTTTTCTAATTCTATCGCCGATTCTAGGGATTCTATCCTGTTTGGTTCCGTTATATACTTTACAAAAATTGAGTTTTCGAATCAGCCAAGAATGA
- a CDS encoding IS5 family transposase, translating into MDKYYSEIPDALWEKIAPLIPKEKPNLQGGRNRVPSRIVMAGIIYRMKTGCQWRAIPNEFGSGQTCHRRFQEWERAGVFKKIYKSILKYYDVKNQIAWDWASMDSAMVKAPKGGV; encoded by the coding sequence ATGGACAAATATTATTCAGAAATCCCCGATGCACTTTGGGAAAAAATAGCACCATTGATTCCTAAAGAAAAGCCCAATCTTCAAGGAGGTCGCAATCGTGTTCCTTCAAGAATAGTAATGGCAGGTATCATCTATCGAATGAAAACAGGCTGTCAGTGGCGTGCAATTCCCAATGAGTTTGGATCTGGTCAAACTTGTCACAGAAGATTTCAAGAATGGGAACGAGCAGGGGTATTCAAAAAGATCTATAAATCCATTTTAAAATATTATGATGTAAAGAATCAGATAGCATGGGACTGGGCTTCGATGGATTCGGCAATGGTTAAAGCTCCCAAAGGGGGAGTTTAA
- a CDS encoding SpoIID/LytB domain-containing protein, with product MIKKLALFFILTIILLQVGCNTVIIRPWTPPYKSRSVHEIRVLLGKAEGDLQIRGEGIISVYDANDLLIKKGIDIISLDASRLKAPIRFVSQNTSLGYKSLKVRGAIHLIPQNQGPALVVNALPLEEYLLAVVPSEVPYSWPMEALKAQAICARTYAVREILNKKNTFYDVEATTNSQVYGGLEKEHPLTTKAVQDTTGVMAVFEENPIQAFFHSNSGGKTETPENIWGGKKVPYLSIVASEFDSAGDNFYWKETVSQELINSKFSNLKLGEIQSIQVLSRTASGRVDLIELSGTDGSSRIRGKDFRQTLGASVRSLRFGIQKEGNGFLIKGMGSGHGVGLSQWGSFGMAKENYNYVEILRHYYPGTDLARITR from the coding sequence ATGATCAAAAAACTAGCTTTGTTTTTCATTCTCACAATCATTCTTTTGCAAGTGGGCTGTAACACCGTCATCATCCGTCCTTGGACCCCTCCCTATAAAAGCCGTTCTGTTCACGAAATCAGAGTATTGCTTGGAAAAGCCGAAGGTGATCTCCAAATTCGAGGAGAAGGAATCATTTCTGTCTATGATGCAAACGATCTTTTGATCAAAAAAGGAATCGACATCATTTCTTTGGACGCTTCACGTTTAAAGGCCCCGATTCGTTTTGTAAGTCAAAACACGAGCCTTGGATATAAATCTCTCAAAGTGCGAGGAGCAATTCATCTGATCCCCCAAAACCAAGGCCCCGCTCTTGTGGTTAATGCACTTCCTTTGGAAGAATACCTCTTGGCGGTTGTCCCCTCCGAAGTTCCTTATAGCTGGCCGATGGAAGCGTTAAAAGCCCAGGCAATCTGCGCAAGAACTTATGCCGTTCGTGAAATATTAAATAAAAAGAATACTTTCTACGACGTGGAAGCAACTACAAACTCACAAGTATACGGAGGCCTTGAAAAGGAACATCCATTGACTACAAAGGCGGTTCAAGACACAACCGGCGTGATGGCCGTCTTTGAAGAGAATCCGATCCAAGCTTTTTTTCATTCGAACAGCGGCGGAAAAACGGAAACTCCCGAAAATATTTGGGGAGGCAAAAAAGTTCCCTACCTTTCCATTGTAGCTTCGGAATTCGACAGTGCCGGAGACAACTTTTATTGGAAAGAAACGGTCTCTCAAGAACTCATCAATTCTAAATTCTCGAATTTAAAACTCGGCGAAATTCAATCAATCCAAGTTCTATCCAGAACGGCATCAGGAAGAGTCGATCTTATAGAACTCAGCGGAACGGATGGTTCTTCCAGAATTCGGGGTAAAGATTTCAGGCAAACTCTCGGCGCTTCCGTTCGCTCTTTGCGTTTCGGAATTCAAAAAGAAGGAAACGGCTTTCTTATCAAAGGAATGGGATCCGGTCACGGCGTGGGTTTAAGTCAATGGGGAAGCTTCGGGATGGCGAAAGAAAATTACAACTATGTCGAAATTTTAAGACACTACTATCCCGGAACCGATCTCGCAAGAATTACACGTTAA
- a CDS encoding Rpn family recombination-promoting nuclease/putative transposase, producing MTEVNNPHDRLIRETFQDKKEAATFFKNTLPPEVVKLLDLENLELTESSFISEELKQEQTDLLFQIPLKSGNKSNVYLLFEHKSYLENTIYIQLLGYLTEIYRNQQRNGEPLSVVIPFVFYHGEKEWKLGNRFLDQFVLTKQETEILKDFIPDFKIDLFDLKEVELKKKLESITFQVTLGVVQKIREGDLEFVSHLPGLFSLLLGIEEESKRVAILRKLLLYIYWARDLKPTELKRVLERSKLEQYEELTVTTAERLISEGIQQGMQQGIEKGVEKGKLEDAGKMLKKGIDLKTVLEITGLSEKTLKEHGIL from the coding sequence ATGACCGAAGTGAACAATCCTCACGATCGACTGATCCGAGAAACCTTTCAGGACAAAAAAGAAGCGGCTACTTTTTTCAAAAACACGTTACCGCCGGAAGTGGTCAAACTACTCGACTTGGAAAACTTGGAATTGACCGAATCGAGCTTTATATCCGAGGAACTAAAACAAGAACAAACGGATTTGCTGTTTCAAATCCCTCTCAAGTCCGGAAACAAGTCGAACGTCTATTTACTTTTCGAACACAAAAGTTATTTAGAAAACACCATCTATATTCAATTACTCGGATATTTAACGGAAATCTATCGAAACCAACAAAGAAATGGAGAGCCACTTTCCGTAGTCATTCCATTCGTGTTCTATCACGGAGAAAAGGAATGGAAATTGGGGAATCGATTTTTGGACCAGTTCGTATTAACAAAACAAGAAACGGAAATTCTGAAGGACTTTATCCCCGATTTTAAAATAGACTTGTTTGATCTAAAAGAAGTAGAGTTGAAGAAGAAGTTGGAAAGCATTACTTTTCAAGTCACTTTGGGAGTGGTTCAAAAAATCCGGGAAGGGGATTTGGAATTTGTTTCTCACTTACCGGGGTTATTTTCGCTATTATTAGGAATAGAGGAAGAATCGAAAAGGGTTGCAATCTTACGGAAACTGTTGTTGTATATTTATTGGGCCCGTGATTTAAAACCTACGGAACTCAAAAGAGTTTTGGAAAGATCAAAATTAGAACAATACGAGGAACTAACAGTGACTACAGCGGAGAGACTCATTTCAGAAGGCATACAACAGGGAATGCAGCAAGGTATCGAAAAAGGTGTTGAGAAAGGTAAATTAGAAGATGCCGGTAAAATGTTAAAGAAAGGGATTGATCTAAAGACCGTTTTAGAAATTACAGGACTCTCCGAAAAAACCCTGAAAGAACATGGAATTCTCTAA
- a CDS encoding class I SAM-dependent RNA methyltransferase, whose protein sequence is MPDKDTNFIHKGTVEFVNSKLRGVSVVNNISIEIPYSLPGDIYHVTFFKKKRRKHSTKQDLVFQTPRVVIPPCAVFTRCGGCSAQHIPYEEQFHYKTSALLESYKKDFGIEPILYPALKKLHYRNRMDFAVFPGPVIGQREAGSFRHIVDLEYCFIQSEESNAELKRFRDLISEFPDLPYNRKSDSGFLKYFTLRKAKNSSELMTILTFVEEFKNSDQEEKFSKVCLKYLKADHILFCFNRRKGEISAIGEVKVLKGKESYLEFVSGKEFQVPFDSFFQPNPEGFQPILDFIETEIPKSSDHLIDLFCGSGFFSRIFAHRFRRITGIDSTESSLEIARKQMSFDFPKIEFSYLREDLFSKKSSPKLNELLQSRNILIADPPRAGLGEFVTEALKNSKISSFFYVSCNPTSQKEDLWKLKDFFQIQKILITDPYPQTPHLESVALLSSKNIPIQSD, encoded by the coding sequence ATGCCCGATAAAGACACAAATTTCATTCATAAAGGCACGGTTGAATTTGTGAATTCCAAACTCCGAGGGGTTAGCGTTGTAAACAATATTTCAATCGAAATTCCTTATTCCCTACCCGGAGACATTTATCACGTCACTTTTTTTAAAAAGAAACGCCGCAAGCACTCCACCAAACAAGACTTAGTTTTTCAAACTCCAAGAGTCGTGATTCCTCCTTGTGCTGTATTTACGAGATGTGGAGGTTGTTCCGCGCAACACATTCCCTATGAAGAGCAATTCCATTATAAAACCTCGGCTCTTTTAGAAAGTTATAAAAAGGATTTCGGAATAGAACCTATCTTATATCCGGCCCTAAAAAAACTTCATTACAGAAATAGAATGGATTTCGCCGTATTTCCCGGACCGGTTATCGGACAAAGGGAAGCGGGTTCCTTTAGGCATATCGTCGATTTGGAATATTGTTTTATTCAAAGCGAGGAATCAAATGCGGAATTGAAAAGATTCCGAGATCTGATCTCCGAATTTCCAGACCTTCCCTACAACCGAAAATCGGATTCAGGATTTTTAAAGTATTTTACTCTTCGAAAGGCGAAGAACTCTTCCGAATTGATGACTATCCTGACTTTCGTAGAAGAATTCAAAAATTCAGATCAAGAGGAAAAATTTTCGAAAGTCTGTTTAAAATACCTGAAAGCGGACCATATTCTATTTTGTTTCAATCGAAGAAAAGGGGAAATTTCAGCGATCGGAGAAGTAAAAGTTCTCAAAGGAAAAGAATCCTATTTGGAATTCGTTTCCGGAAAAGAATTTCAAGTCCCCTTCGATTCTTTTTTCCAACCGAATCCAGAAGGGTTTCAACCTATTTTGGATTTCATCGAAACCGAAATCCCAAAATCATCCGATCATCTCATAGATCTATTTTGCGGTTCCGGTTTTTTTAGTAGAATCTTCGCCCATAGATTCAGAAGAATTACAGGAATCGACTCCACAGAAAGCTCTTTAGAAATCGCCCGTAAACAAATGTCTTTCGATTTTCCAAAAATCGAATTCTCCTACTTGAGAGAAGATCTTTTCTCAAAAAAGTCCTCTCCCAAACTGAACGAATTGCTTCAATCAAGAAATATTCTAATCGCCGATCCTCCACGTGCCGGGCTCGGCGAATTCGTTACGGAAGCATTGAAGAATTCAAAGATCTCCTCTTTTTTTTACGTTTCCTGCAATCCAACCTCCCAAAAAGAAGATCTCTGGAAATTGAAGGACTTTTTTCAAATACAAAAAATTCTCATCACGGATCCGTATCCTCAAACTCCTCACTTGGAATCCGTTGCGCTCTTAAGTTCCAAAAATATACCCATTCAATCGGATTGA
- a CDS encoding IS256 family transposase: protein MSKPKNRAEELLDELIKDKSPEDLLGNEGLLKQLTKSLIERAMQGEMTHHLGYEKNSSLGNNTGNSRNGKSSKKLKGDFGTIDLEIPRDRNGSFEPQIIQKGQTRFTGFDDKIISMYSRGMTTREITQHLQEIYQVEVSADLISEVTDSVLETVIEWQNRPLDKVYPILIMDALVVKVRDGHHVQNKSFYLALGINLQGTKEILGIWVERTEGAKFWLQILTDLKNRGVEDILIACVDGLKGFPDTIISVFPNAQVQLCIVHMVRNSLKWVSYKQKKELMIDLKAIYKSPSAEIAKKSLDDFSTKWDSQYPMISKSWRNNWESVIPFLAYPPNIRKAIYTTNAIESMNMGLRKIIKNRGSFPTDEAAIKLLYLALNNMSKKWTMPIQDWGKAMNQFSIIFGDRLKFDSF, encoded by the coding sequence ATGAGCAAACCCAAAAATCGAGCTGAAGAGCTACTCGATGAATTAATCAAAGATAAGAGTCCTGAAGATCTACTGGGAAATGAAGGCCTCTTAAAGCAACTAACGAAATCACTGATAGAGCGAGCGATGCAAGGTGAGATGACGCATCACCTTGGATATGAGAAGAATTCCTCGTTGGGCAATAACACAGGAAATTCTCGGAATGGAAAAAGTAGCAAAAAGCTCAAAGGAGATTTTGGAACAATCGATTTGGAAATACCTCGAGACAGAAACGGCAGTTTCGAACCTCAGATCATACAAAAAGGTCAGACACGTTTTACCGGCTTCGATGACAAAATCATTTCGATGTATTCTCGTGGAATGACCACACGAGAAATTACCCAACATCTCCAAGAAATCTATCAAGTGGAAGTCTCAGCGGATCTGATCTCAGAAGTCACCGATTCGGTACTGGAAACGGTGATCGAGTGGCAGAATCGCCCCTTGGATAAAGTATATCCAATTCTCATCATGGACGCGTTAGTCGTAAAGGTGAGAGACGGCCACCACGTTCAAAACAAATCCTTCTATTTGGCTTTAGGAATCAATCTACAGGGCACAAAAGAGATACTTGGGATTTGGGTGGAGCGCACCGAAGGAGCGAAGTTCTGGCTTCAGATCTTAACCGATTTAAAGAATCGCGGAGTTGAAGATATCTTAATCGCCTGCGTTGACGGGTTAAAAGGATTTCCGGATACGATCATATCAGTTTTTCCTAATGCACAAGTTCAACTTTGTATCGTTCATATGGTAAGGAATTCTTTGAAATGGGTTTCTTACAAACAGAAGAAAGAGTTGATGATTGATTTAAAGGCTATCTACAAATCTCCGTCGGCAGAGATTGCTAAGAAAAGCCTTGATGATTTTTCAACCAAATGGGACAGTCAATATCCGATGATCAGCAAGTCCTGGAGAAACAATTGGGAATCGGTGATTCCTTTTTTGGCTTATCCACCTAATATTCGTAAGGCGATTTACACCACAAACGCCATCGAATCTATGAATATGGGGCTAAGAAAAATTATCAAGAATCGGGGTTCGTTTCCTACCGATGAAGCGGCTATCAAGCTTCTTTATTTAGCTTTGAATAATATGTCTAAAAAATGGACCATGCCTATTCAAGATTGGGGAAAAGCA
- a CDS encoding transposase, producing the protein MSRLGDLTNEQWDLLCDLLVEPEARDDGKGRPRVNSRSILDGILWILRTGAPWIDLPDRYPAYQTCHRRFQEWRKNGTLDKILEALLHDLEIRGKMDLSTCFIDGTFVPGKKGPTYWQN; encoded by the coding sequence ATGAGCCGATTAGGTGACTTAACGAACGAACAATGGGATTTGCTTTGCGATTTACTTGTAGAACCCGAAGCAAGAGATGACGGTAAAGGTCGTCCGCGTGTAAATTCAAGATCAATTTTGGACGGTATATTATGGATTCTTCGCACTGGTGCTCCGTGGATAGACCTACCTGATAGATATCCCGCATATCAAACATGCCATCGAAGATTTCAAGAATGGCGCAAAAATGGAACCCTGGATAAAATTTTAGAAGCGCTTCTTCATGACTTAGAAATAAGAGGCAAGATGGATTTAAGTACGTGTTTCATTGACGGGACTTTTGTTCCTGGAAAAAAGGGGCCTACGTATTGGCAAAACTAA
- a CDS encoding IS5 family transposase (programmed frameshift) — MKSDLGHLDIPEEIWKRLHPLLPKRKTNSKKGGRPRLDDRVAMAAIFYRVRTGIQWRYIPPMFGSKSTLHRRFQEWVASGVFDKIEKEALKLYERTVKIRTKRMASDGSFARAPQRGAFTGPNPTDRGKRGLKRHILVDRRGAPVAFVIASAGTHDSKLLFPTLEKFKVFRNKKLLKPEILSLDKAYSNKTIKNNLKKKNIQYRIPNKKNARNPEWIAPLNPFRWTVERTFAWFNAFRAIKTCWEFKFENYKESVGLIV, encoded by the exons ATGAAATCAGATTTAGGTCATTTAGATATCCCTGAAGAGATTTGGAAACGTCTTCATCCCTTGCTACCAAAGCGTAAAACAAACTCCAAGAAAGGAGGTCGTCCTCGGCTTGATGATAGAGTGGCGATGGCCGCAATATTTTACAGGGTAAGAACAGGAATTCAATGGAGATATATACCTCCGATGTTCGGTTCAAAATCAACGTTACATAGAAGATTTCAGGAATGGGTAGCCAGCGGAGTTTTTGATAAAATTGAAAAAGAAGCATTAAAACTTTATGAGCGCACTGTTAAAATTAGAACTAAAAGAATGGCATCTGATGGTAGCTTCGCAAGAGCTC CCCAAAGGGGGGCTTTCACGGGTCCAAACCCGACGGATCGCGGCAAAAGAGGCCTTAAAAGGCATATTCTCGTCGATCGGCGTGGAGCACCTGTAGCTTTTGTAATCGCTTCGGCAGGAACTCACGATTCTAAATTACTTTTTCCTACTTTAGAAAAGTTCAAAGTATTTAGAAACAAAAAATTGCTTAAACCAGAAATCCTTTCTTTAGATAAGGCTTACTCTAACAAAACGATTAAGAACAATTTAAAAAAGAAGAATATTCAATATCGAATTCCAAATAAAAAGAATGCGAGAAATCCTGAATGGATTGCTCCGCTAAATCCTTTTAGATGGACAGTCGAACGTACTTTTGCTTGGTTTAATGCATTTAGAGCCATAAAAACTTGTTGGGAATTCAAATTTGAAAATTATAAGGAGAGTGTCGGCTTGATTGTGTAA
- a CDS encoding transposase has protein sequence MLTDGNGIPLAITLTGANVHDKHGVKDTLNSILIFSGKRRKKPKHLCLDKGYDFQDIEVLIKRRNIQSHIRKKGEKPLIGKYNRSYGKEFFEMGFLQTEERVDD, from the coding sequence ATCCTTACGGATGGAAATGGAATTCCTTTGGCAATTACGTTGACTGGAGCTAACGTTCATGACAAACACGGTGTAAAAGATACGTTGAATTCAATCCTAATATTTTCCGGAAAAAGAAGAAAAAAGCCAAAACATCTTTGTTTAGATAAAGGTTATGACTTCCAAGATATAGAAGTTTTAATCAAAAGAAGAAACATTCAATCTCATATTCGGAAAAAAGGTGAAAAGCCTCTCATCGGTAAATACAATCGTTCATATGGTAAGGAATTCTTTGAAATGGGTTTCTTACAAACAGAAGAAAGAGTTGATGATTGA
- a CDS encoding IS256 family transposase has protein sequence MSKPKNRAEELLDELIKDKSPEDLLGNEGLLKQLTKSLIERAMQGEMTHHLGYEKNSSLGNNTGNSRNGKSNKKLKGDFGTIDLEIPRDRNGSFEPQIIQKGQTRFTGFDDKIISMYSRGMTTREITQHLQEIYQVEVSADLISEVTDSVLETVIEWQNRPLDKVYPILIMDALVVKVRDGHHVQNKSFYLALGINLQGTKEILGIWVERTEGAKFWLQILTDLKNRGVEDILIACVDGLKGFPDTIISVFPNAQVQLCIVHMVRNSLKWVSYKQKKELMIDLKAIYKSPSAEIAKKSLDDFSTKWDSQYPMISKSWRNNWESVIPFLAYPPNIRKAIYTTNAIESMNMGLRKIIKNRGSFPTDEAAIKLLYLALNNMSKKWTMPIQDWGKAMNQFSIIFGDRLKFDSF, from the coding sequence ATGAGCAAACCCAAAAATCGAGCTGAAGAGCTACTCGATGAATTAATCAAAGATAAGAGTCCTGAAGATCTACTGGGAAATGAAGGCCTCTTAAAGCAACTAACGAAATCACTGATAGAGCGAGCGATGCAAGGTGAGATGACGCATCACCTTGGATATGAGAAGAATTCCTCGTTGGGCAATAACACAGGAAATTCTCGGAATGGAAAAAGTAACAAAAAGCTCAAAGGAGATTTTGGAACAATCGATTTGGAAATACCTCGAGACAGAAACGGCAGTTTCGAACCTCAGATCATACAAAAAGGTCAGACACGTTTTACCGGCTTCGATGACAAAATCATTTCGATGTATTCACGCGGAATGACCACACGAGAAATTACCCAACATCTCCAAGAAATCTATCAAGTGGAAGTCTCAGCGGATCTGATCTCAGAAGTCACCGATTCGGTACTGGAAACGGTGATCGAGTGGCAGAATCGCCCCTTGGATAAAGTATATCCAATTCTCATCATGGACGCGTTAGTCGTAAAGGTGAGAGACGGCCACCACGTTCAAAACAAATCCTTCTATTTGGCTTTAGGAATCAATCTACAGGGCACAAAAGAGATACTTGGGATTTGGGTGGAGCGCACCGAAGGAGCGAAGTTCTGGCTTCAGATCTTAACCGATTTAAAGAATCGCGGAGTTGAAGATATCTTAATCGCCTGCGTTGACGGGTTAAAAGGATTTCCGGATACGATCATATCAGTTTTTCCTAATGCACAAGTTCAACTTTGTATCGTTCATATGGTAAGGAATTCTTTGAAATGGGTTTCTTACAAACAGAAGAAAGAGTTGATGATTGATTTAAAGGCTATCTACAAATCTCCGTCGGCAGAGATTGCTAAGAAAAGCCTTGATGATTTTTCAACCAAATGGGACAGTCAATATCCGATGATTAGCAAGTCCTGGAGAAACAATTGGGAATCGGTGATTCCTTTTTTGGCATATCCACCTAATATTCGTAAGGCGATTTACACCACAAACGCTATCGAATCTATGAATATGGGTTTAAGAAAAATTATCAAGAATCGGGGTTCGTTTCCTACCGATGAAGCGGCTATCAAGCTTCTTTATTTAGCTTTGAATAATATGTCTAAAAAATGGACCATGCCTATTCAAGATTGGGGAAAAGCAATGAATCAATTTTCGATTATTTTCGGCGATCGGTTGAAGTTCGATTCGTTTTAA